From a single Raphanus sativus cultivar WK10039 chromosome 3, ASM80110v3, whole genome shotgun sequence genomic region:
- the LOC108847811 gene encoding protein SGT1 homolog B: protein MAKELAEKAKEAFLDDDFDVAVDLYSKAIDLDPNCAAFFADRAQANIKLHNFTEAVADANKAIELEPTLAKAYLRKGTACMKLEEYTTAKAALEKGASVAPNESKFEKMIDECNLLIAEEEKDLVQQVPPTLPSSSTTPLATASDTPPVPSPAPPAKPMFRHEFYQKPEEIVVTVFAKGIPKQNVNVEFGDQILSVVIDVSGGEAYHFQPRLFGKIIPDKCRYEVLSTKVEIRLAKAEIITWASLEYGKGQTLLPKPNVPSAVSQRPVYPSSKPGKDWDKLEAEVKKQEKDEKLDGDAAMNKFFSDIYQSADEDMRRAMNKSFAESNGTVLSTNWKEVGTKKVESTPPDGMELKKWEY from the exons ATGGCGAAGGAACTAGCGGAAAAAGCTAAAGAGGCTTTCTTAGATGACGACTTCGATGTGGCTGTTGACTTATACTCCAAAGCCATTGACTTGGACCCTAATTGCGCCGCCTTCTTCGCCGATCGTGCTCAGGCCAACATCAAACTCCACAACTTCACCG AAGCTGTTGCAGATGCCAACAAAGCCATCGAGTTGGAGCCTACTTTGGCTAAAGCTTATCTCAGAAAGGG CACTGCTTGTATGAAGCTAGAAGAGTATACTACTGCTAAAGCAGCTCTAGAGAAGGGAGCTTCCGTTGCACCTAACGAGTCCAAGTTTGAGAAGATGATAGATGAGTGCAACCTTCTCATTGCAG aagaagagaaagatttGGTTCAGCAAGTGCCACCGACTTTGCCCTCAAGCTCTACAACACCACTAGCGACCGCATCTGATACTCCTCCTGTTCCAAGTCCTGCACCACCTGCCAAACCTATGTTCAG ACACGAGTTCTACCAGAAGCCAGAAGAAATTGTGGTGACAGTTTTCGCTAAAGGAATACCAAAGCAGAACGTGAATGTTGAGTTTGGTGACCAGATT CTGAGTGTTGTGATTGATGTTTCTGGAGGAGAAGCGTATCACTTCCAGCCAAGATTGTTTGGGAAG ATAATACCAGACAAGTGCAGATATGAAGTTTTGTCAACCAAAGTTGAGATCCGTCTCGCAAAAGCAGAGATAATCACTTGGGCCTCCCTTGAATATGGCAAAGGACAAACTCTTCTGCCTAAACCCAATGTTCCatcag CGGTGTCACAAAGGCCCGTGTACCCATCTTCTAAGCCTGGAAAAGACTGGGACAAGCTGGAAGCTGAAGTGAAGAAACAG GAGAAGGATGAGAAGCTAGATGGAGATGCAGCTATGAACAAGTTTTTCAGCGATATATACCAGAGTGCTGATGAGGACATGAGGCGAGCCATGAACAAATCATTT GCAGAGTCGAATGGGACGGTGCTGTCTACAAACTGGAAAGAGGTTGGGACTAAGAAAGTGGAAAGCACTCCACCAGATGGCATGGAGCTCAAGAAGTGGGAGTATTGA